From Dehalococcoidia bacterium, a single genomic window includes:
- a CDS encoding DUF86 domain-containing protein, translated as MNERDSVRLRHMLDAAHSALSFAQGRTRDDLDQDEMLVFALTKAVEIVGEAANQVSSATRDELSTIPWPDVVGMRNRLVHVYFDIDLDVLWQTVAEDLPMLIDLVEPLVPHIEST; from the coding sequence ATGAACGAGAGGGATAGTGTTCGCCTTCGGCATATGCTGGACGCGGCACACAGTGCCCTGTCGTTTGCGCAAGGTCGGACACGAGACGATCTTGATCAAGACGAGATGCTCGTTTTCGCACTTACGAAGGCTGTAGAGATTGTGGGAGAAGCCGCCAATCAAGTATCGTCGGCAACTCGGGATGAGCTGTCTACTATCCCATGGCCAGACGTAGTAGGCATGCGCAACCGTCTAGTTCATGTTTACTTCGATATTGATCTGGATGTACTTTGGCAGACCGTCGCAGAGGACCTCCCCATGCTGATTGATTTGGTAGAGCCACTTGTTCCGCATATTGAGAGCACTTAA